From Synoicihabitans lomoniglobus, the proteins below share one genomic window:
- a CDS encoding matrixin family metalloprotease, translated as MTALHRWPSRRAVGIALALVGFTGAARAYVTEGHVWPSGILTYELAMGSPNGALMDGSTSWDDVAASAILIWNGHMSNLQIGATTSPYVGTDGDGENTIFFNSTVYGDSFGSNTLGITLSQWQVGGNRVEADIIINSNKSWNSYRGALRNGVEDLRRVLIHELGHALGLDHPDDSGQSVSAIMNASVSDIDTVRQDDIDGVVAMYGGSSGGGGGGGSGGGGGGGGGGGGSISADAYEADGSAAQSRAIVNGETQHRSIHVAGDEDWAIFQIGAGGATNVRVETAGSEGDTEMWLYGPNSASAQVASNDDGGVGLFSLITPSSLAAGNYYIRVRGYRNTSTVNAYTLTASWTQAAAPGGGGGGSIAADAYEDDESAASARTIANGETQNRSIHTVGNEDWAIFQIGATGATNLRVETAGSAGDTEMWLYGPDSATAQVGYNDDGGAGLFSLITTATLQPGNYYIRVRGLSNTSTVNAYTLAASWTLNAPAGGGGGGDGGSSSGAARLLNLSVLSNTGGQFGTLILGLTSAGAAKEILVRGVGPTLSGFGASGVISDPLMRLFDSASAQFAINDDWSTVAGSTEVANVSSRLGAFPLDSARESAVLRTLTPGGYTVHVVDYFERSGKVLIEAYDADALDAAGRLVNLSTQTEVGGTAGTLTAGFVIGGTGKLRVLIRGIGPRLGDYGVANVLSDAVIEVFADGRSIASNDDWESSNSAALISAAAQVGAFPLAPSGLDSALLLELDPGTYTVELKGYLGASGRGMIEIYELP; from the coding sequence ATGACTGCGCTCCACCGGTGGCCGAGTCGTCGCGCGGTCGGCATCGCATTGGCGTTGGTTGGGTTTACGGGGGCGGCGAGAGCTTACGTGACCGAGGGTCATGTCTGGCCGAGCGGAATCCTGACCTATGAGTTGGCGATGGGTAGCCCCAATGGCGCGCTCATGGATGGTTCCACCAGTTGGGACGACGTGGCGGCTTCGGCCATTCTGATTTGGAACGGGCACATGAGCAACCTGCAGATCGGCGCTACGACTTCCCCTTACGTGGGGACCGATGGCGACGGGGAAAACACGATCTTTTTCAACAGCACGGTTTACGGCGACAGCTTCGGATCCAACACGCTGGGCATCACTTTGTCGCAATGGCAGGTGGGAGGTAACCGCGTTGAGGCCGATATCATCATCAACTCCAACAAATCGTGGAACTCCTATCGGGGGGCGTTGCGCAACGGCGTGGAGGACCTTCGCCGCGTTCTGATACACGAACTGGGCCACGCGCTGGGGTTGGACCATCCCGACGATTCCGGACAAAGTGTTTCCGCCATCATGAACGCGTCGGTGAGCGACATCGACACCGTGCGACAGGACGATATTGACGGAGTGGTCGCAATGTATGGAGGCAGCAGCGGCGGCGGAGGTGGAGGTGGTTCCGGCGGCGGTGGCGGTGGCGGCGGCGGAGGAGGCGGCTCGATCTCGGCCGATGCCTACGAAGCTGACGGTTCGGCCGCTCAGTCCCGTGCGATTGTAAACGGGGAAACCCAACACCGGAGCATCCATGTGGCGGGCGACGAAGATTGGGCAATTTTTCAAATCGGCGCCGGCGGTGCGACCAATGTTCGCGTCGAGACGGCCGGGAGTGAAGGGGACACTGAAATGTGGCTGTATGGACCGAACAGCGCGTCGGCCCAGGTGGCATCAAATGACGACGGCGGCGTGGGCTTGTTTTCGCTCATCACTCCCAGCTCGCTCGCGGCGGGGAACTATTACATCCGGGTGCGGGGTTACCGTAACACGAGCACGGTCAACGCCTATACTCTGACCGCCAGTTGGACGCAGGCTGCTGCCCCCGGAGGCGGAGGAGGTGGATCGATTGCGGCTGACGCTTATGAGGACGACGAATCGGCGGCCAGTGCGCGCACGATCGCCAACGGAGAAACGCAAAACCGCAGTATCCACACCGTGGGTAATGAAGACTGGGCGATCTTTCAAATCGGAGCCACCGGCGCGACCAACCTGCGCGTCGAAACCGCAGGCAGTGCCGGCGACACCGAGATGTGGCTTTACGGACCCGATAGCGCGACGGCGCAGGTGGGCTACAACGACGACGGTGGCGCGGGTTTGTTTTCCCTGATCACAACCGCCACCTTGCAACCGGGGAACTATTACATCCGGGTGCGCGGCCTCTCCAACACGAGCACGGTGAATGCTTACACGTTGGCCGCGAGTTGGACCTTGAACGCTCCGGCGGGCGGAGGTGGCGGCGGCGACGGCGGTTCCAGTTCCGGAGCTGCTCGTCTGCTCAATTTGTCCGTGCTCAGCAACACCGGCGGGCAGTTCGGCACGTTGATCCTCGGGCTGACCTCCGCCGGTGCCGCCAAGGAAATCTTGGTGCGGGGCGTGGGGCCCACGTTGAGTGGCTTCGGTGCCTCCGGTGTCATCAGCGATCCGTTGATGCGACTATTCGACAGTGCGTCGGCGCAATTTGCGATTAATGACGATTGGTCCACTGTGGCGGGATCGACCGAAGTGGCCAACGTCAGCAGCCGTCTGGGGGCATTCCCGTTGGACAGTGCTCGCGAGTCGGCCGTGCTGCGGACGCTGACCCCGGGTGGCTACACGGTGCACGTCGTCGACTATTTCGAGCGATCCGGGAAAGTGCTCATCGAGGCGTATGACGCCGATGCGCTCGATGCGGCGGGACGTCTCGTCAATCTTTCCACCCAGACGGAAGTCGGCGGCACGGCCGGCACCCTGACGGCGGGATTCGTGATTGGCGGCACCGGCAAGCTCCGGGTTTTGATACGTGGCATCGGTCCGCGTTTGGGTGACTACGGCGTAGCCAACGTTTTGTCCGATGCGGTGATCGAGGTGTTTGCCGACGGTCGAAGCATCGCCTCGAACGACGATTGGGAATCGAGTAATTCGGCTGCGCTCATCAGCGCTGCGGCGCAAGTGGGAGCGTTTCCGCTCGCTCCCTCGGGACTGGATTCAGCGTTGTTGTTGGAACTCGATCCGGGGACTTACACGGTGGAGCTTAAGGGCTACCTCGGTGCTTCGGGCCGGGGCATGATCGAGATCTACGAACTGCCGTAG
- the ispE gene encoding 4-(cytidine 5'-diphospho)-2-C-methyl-D-erythritol kinase yields the protein MDTITQFCPAKINLFLAITGRRDDGFHELVSVVAPLAWGDTLEVDPAADGKFTLDCDDPAVPRGEDNLILQAARAFATASGWRGGARFTLTKRVPMGAGLGGGSSDAVGALRALNELAGAPLEREALAALAARVGSDCPLFLYDGPVVMRGRGERIDPLSDAGVARLRDRSLLVFKPAFGIGTVWSYQQLAASAPGSYLPSADAEERLAIWQADASASAEALGFNSLERPAFAKFVALPVMLAKLQREHGLNARMSGSGSACFAWLSPEADAEAIRSTIRAGWGDTAMVQMTTVRTKSAANPH from the coding sequence TTGGATACGATCACCCAGTTTTGCCCCGCCAAGATAAACCTGTTTTTGGCGATCACGGGTCGCCGCGATGATGGGTTTCATGAACTTGTTTCGGTGGTGGCCCCGTTGGCGTGGGGCGATACGCTGGAGGTGGACCCCGCCGCAGATGGAAAGTTCACGCTCGACTGCGATGATCCGGCGGTGCCGCGCGGTGAGGATAACTTGATTTTGCAAGCCGCGCGCGCGTTTGCCACCGCGAGTGGTTGGCGGGGAGGGGCCCGGTTTACGCTCACGAAACGCGTGCCCATGGGCGCGGGTCTGGGAGGCGGCAGTAGCGATGCGGTGGGCGCTTTGCGGGCCTTGAACGAGTTGGCCGGAGCTCCGCTGGAACGGGAGGCACTGGCGGCGCTGGCGGCGCGCGTCGGATCGGATTGCCCGTTGTTTTTATACGACGGTCCCGTCGTGATGCGAGGGCGGGGTGAGCGTATCGACCCGCTGTCTGACGCGGGTGTCGCCCGGTTGCGCGACCGATCATTGTTGGTGTTTAAACCGGCGTTTGGGATCGGGACAGTGTGGTCGTATCAACAGTTGGCGGCGAGTGCGCCCGGAAGTTATTTGCCGAGCGCTGACGCGGAAGAGCGACTCGCGATCTGGCAAGCCGATGCGTCCGCGTCGGCGGAGGCATTGGGTTTCAATTCGTTGGAGCGGCCGGCGTTTGCCAAGTTCGTCGCGCTCCCCGTCATGCTGGCCAAATTGCAGCGCGAGCACGGCCTGAACGCGCGAATGAGTGGCAGTGGCAGCGCTTGCTTTGCGTGGCTGTCGCCGGAGGCTGATGCGGAGGCCATTCGGAGCACGATTCGGGCGGGGTGGGGCGATACCGCCATGGTGCAAATGACAACCGTGCGAACGAAGTCGGCGGCAAATCCGCATTGA
- the ispD gene encoding 2-C-methyl-D-erythritol 4-phosphate cytidylyltransferase, which yields MSRTAAILLAAGSGKRMRDSVPDKVLAPLGGKPVFSHSAATFAESGVADLYVIVYRDQRQMLELTALAPTPTLFVPGGSERQYSVASALDALPADIEQVFIHDCARPFVRVEHLIALHKIVRKEHAVVLAHRVTDTIKLHRETGHLKNLDRDSLWAMETPQVFSRDLIVKAYNSAANRGTRLTDDASAVELLRHPVALLENQYPNPKLTTAADLPWFEYLLKADTLES from the coding sequence ATGAGTCGCACTGCCGCCATCCTCCTCGCCGCTGGTTCCGGAAAACGTATGCGTGATTCGGTCCCGGACAAAGTGCTCGCGCCCCTCGGAGGCAAACCGGTGTTTTCGCACAGCGCAGCGACATTTGCCGAGAGTGGCGTGGCTGATCTCTACGTCATCGTCTACCGCGACCAACGCCAAATGCTGGAGCTCACCGCGCTCGCGCCCACGCCGACCCTCTTCGTCCCTGGAGGCAGTGAGCGCCAATACTCGGTCGCCAGCGCCCTCGACGCATTGCCCGCCGATATCGAACAGGTTTTCATCCACGATTGCGCCCGTCCGTTCGTCCGTGTGGAGCACTTGATCGCGCTGCACAAAATCGTGCGCAAGGAACACGCCGTCGTGCTCGCCCACCGCGTGACCGACACGATCAAACTTCATCGCGAAACCGGTCACCTTAAGAACCTCGATCGTGACTCGCTTTGGGCCATGGAAACGCCGCAGGTATTTTCCCGCGACCTCATCGTCAAAGCCTACAACAGCGCCGCCAATCGTGGCACCCGCCTCACCGACGACGCCTCCGCCGTCGAACTGCTGCGTCACCCCGTGGCACTGTTGGAAAACCAATATCCCAACCCCAAACTCACCACCGCGGCCGATCTGCCATGGTTCGAGTATCTCCTAAAAGCGGATACGCTCGAATCGTAA
- the pyrF gene encoding orotidine-5'-phosphate decarboxylase gives MPTQLILALDVPSRDVARPLLRQLSGSLPWVKVGLQMFTAYGPDWVKEVADQGFNVFLDLKLHDIPNTVAKSVESLSALPIGMLTLHTAGGRVMMAAAREAQLATKPHLQLLGVTVLTSMDATGLGEIGCGEDAAAQVSRLAHLGSASGLTGFVCSPLEVGMLSQSLPAGTQLVTPGVRPVGADVGDQSRIMTPGDAARAGSTHIVVGRPILKAPDPAAAAHAIMAELEAAG, from the coding sequence ATGCCCACGCAACTCATTCTCGCTCTGGACGTTCCTTCGCGCGACGTCGCCCGCCCGTTACTTCGCCAACTCAGCGGCTCCCTGCCATGGGTTAAAGTCGGTCTGCAAATGTTCACCGCCTACGGGCCCGACTGGGTTAAGGAAGTCGCCGATCAGGGGTTCAACGTCTTCCTCGATCTCAAACTGCACGACATCCCCAACACGGTCGCCAAATCGGTCGAGTCGCTGAGCGCTCTGCCCATCGGCATGCTCACGCTGCACACCGCCGGCGGTCGGGTCATGATGGCCGCGGCGCGCGAGGCTCAACTCGCGACCAAACCGCATTTGCAACTGTTGGGAGTCACCGTGCTCACCTCGATGGACGCCACCGGGCTCGGCGAAATCGGCTGCGGCGAAGATGCCGCGGCGCAAGTTTCCCGGCTCGCCCACCTCGGCTCCGCGTCTGGTCTCACCGGCTTTGTGTGTTCGCCGCTCGAAGTCGGCATGCTCAGCCAATCGCTGCCCGCCGGCACGCAACTCGTCACCCCCGGCGTCCGCCCCGTCGGTGCCGACGTCGGCGACCAATCCCGCATCATGACGCCGGGCGACGCCGCCCGCGCCGGTTCGACCCACATCGTGGTCGGCCGCCCCATCTTGAAAGCCCCCGATCCCGCCGCCGCCGCCCACGCCATCATGGCCGAACTCGAAGCCGCGGGCTGA
- the ptsP gene encoding phosphoenolpyruvate--protein phosphotransferase, whose product MSASEPNNEMILRGISASPGIAYGPTFVYRKAELEVPEFKLADEKLGGEIERLNNALMKTRTQITVIRDQVERNLGPEEARIFDAHLLVLEDQALISETEREIENTRKNVEACFNTVAQRYIQAFAEIDDEYLRERAGDIRDVTSRVLHNLLGQTSENLSQLLGRRIVVADDIAPSDAATLDRSSAMGLITESGSKTSHAVIVARSMKVPAVVGVREVLAQVDDGDEVIIDGYDGVVIIRPSESTLFRYGERRTEKQSFEKRLMDAVGEPSVTLDGHAVPLRANIEKEDEVDFVKEHAGEGVGLFRSEYLYLASPVVPSEEQQLRSYRTVAEAFGQEPVVIRTLDLGGDKPMTGAPHLFPREDNPFLGFRAIRFCLEHRDIFKSQLRAILRASAHGNVHLMFPMISGTREMREARAVLVECQEELRAEGVPFNEAMPIGSMIEIPSAALTSDSLARECDFFSIGTNDLIQYLIAIDRVNDRTAHLYEPSHPAVIRVIREVVENAHAAGIKVSVCGEMAGDPIFVPLLVGLGVDELSMTPPLLPACKFVIRAMTAVDARDLADQASSMSSPEEIERLCIDFYKRCMSRGA is encoded by the coding sequence ATGAGCGCATCCGAGCCCAATAACGAGATGATCCTGAGAGGGATATCTGCCTCGCCGGGAATCGCTTACGGTCCGACTTTTGTCTACCGGAAGGCGGAGCTCGAGGTGCCCGAGTTCAAGCTGGCGGATGAGAAACTGGGTGGGGAAATCGAACGATTGAACAACGCGCTGATGAAGACGCGCACCCAGATCACCGTGATCCGTGATCAGGTGGAACGAAACCTCGGTCCGGAGGAAGCCCGCATTTTCGACGCGCATCTCTTGGTGTTGGAAGACCAGGCGCTGATTTCGGAAACGGAGCGCGAGATTGAAAACACGCGCAAGAATGTGGAGGCCTGTTTCAATACGGTGGCGCAGCGCTACATCCAGGCGTTTGCAGAAATCGACGATGAATATCTGCGGGAGCGGGCGGGCGATATTCGTGACGTGACCTCGCGGGTGCTGCACAATTTGTTGGGGCAAACTTCGGAGAATCTCAGCCAATTGCTGGGGCGACGCATTGTGGTGGCCGATGACATTGCCCCCTCGGATGCCGCGACCTTGGACCGTTCCTCGGCGATGGGTTTGATCACCGAGTCGGGCAGCAAGACCAGCCACGCCGTCATCGTCGCTCGGTCGATGAAAGTGCCGGCGGTGGTGGGAGTGCGTGAAGTGTTGGCGCAGGTCGATGACGGTGACGAAGTGATCATCGATGGATACGATGGCGTGGTCATCATTCGCCCGAGTGAGAGCACGTTGTTCCGCTATGGCGAACGCCGCACCGAGAAGCAGTCATTTGAGAAGCGTTTGATGGATGCGGTGGGGGAGCCGTCCGTGACTTTGGACGGCCATGCGGTGCCGCTGCGCGCGAACATCGAAAAGGAGGACGAAGTCGACTTCGTCAAAGAACACGCGGGCGAAGGCGTGGGACTGTTTCGTTCGGAATACCTTTACCTCGCGTCGCCGGTGGTGCCGTCCGAGGAGCAGCAGTTGCGTTCCTACCGCACCGTGGCTGAAGCGTTTGGTCAGGAACCGGTGGTGATTCGCACGCTCGATCTGGGCGGCGACAAGCCCATGACTGGAGCGCCGCATCTGTTCCCACGGGAGGATAATCCGTTTCTCGGTTTTCGAGCCATTCGGTTCTGTCTGGAGCATCGGGATATTTTCAAATCGCAGCTGCGGGCGATTCTGCGGGCGAGTGCGCACGGCAACGTGCACCTGATGTTTCCCATGATCAGCGGAACCCGGGAAATGCGCGAAGCGCGGGCGGTGCTGGTGGAGTGCCAGGAGGAGTTGCGAGCGGAGGGCGTTCCCTTCAATGAAGCCATGCCGATCGGAAGTATGATCGAGATCCCCAGTGCTGCGCTCACCTCCGACTCTCTGGCGCGCGAATGTGATTTCTTCAGCATCGGCACCAACGATCTCATCCAATACCTGATTGCGATCGACCGGGTGAACGATCGCACGGCTCACTTGTATGAACCGTCGCATCCGGCGGTGATTCGCGTGATTCGCGAAGTGGTCGAGAACGCGCATGCCGCCGGGATCAAAGTCAGCGTTTGTGGCGAAATGGCGGGCGATCCGATCTTTGTGCCACTGTTGGTGGGGCTGGGTGTGGACGAGCTCAGCATGACGCCGCCCCTGCTGCCCGCCTGCAAGTTTGTGATCCGGGCGATGACGGCCGTCGACGCCCGAGATCTGGCCGACCAAGCCTCCAGCATGAGTTCACCTGAGGAAATTGAGCGGTTGTGCATCGATTTCTACAAACGGTGCATGAGCAGGGGCGCGTAG